A single window of Gossypium arboreum isolate Shixiya-1 chromosome 13, ASM2569848v2, whole genome shotgun sequence DNA harbors:
- the LOC108462591 gene encoding uncharacterized protein LOC108462591 yields MNLAPSLHQHHLLYGYYEEREALCDQCNKHIYDRAFTCEICKFWLHAECALQQLPFKISHPSHSQHPLRLIYKDNHPCCNGCSGLSRNWLYRCQPCDFNLDLSCASSTTIPTQIDKKINHFCHHHTLTQFNYRKIKDDHGSTSSLVGGKGTSIGKLMEQAERNAESKIEYFDHEHPLCFKKVVEQNESAICKACFLEISDEAYACKSCEYYIHKTCTNLPWEVLHPLHPQHSLKLLSEFTEKIFSCDGCRDITEGFAYACSMCDFMLDVKCAILRVPKIETQRLKEMEERRPKSCLFNKAHQLSFFNIKAIFDEYYCSFCKRYVKGPAYSCSDCEYLLHESCLGFPREMKLQFHPLHPFQSLLDNSVKICHVCKREIWYYICYSCVQCDLHLHAFCAKSLKRVLKSTSHIHNLYYFEPNIEAERLQYEMQNCGKCRKLLRSNPLCFCMECDTKLHVECALPPSLKSKYHLHPCTLNPGFMEDDSGQNYCDICEEERDPEDHVYYCTECQGHFVAHINCMLNSEEEIAASRRILKYGIGLSKHLRLG; encoded by the exons ATGAACCTTGCACCTTCCCTCCATCAACATCACTTGCTTTATGGGTATTATGAAGAACGAGAGGCACTTTGTGATCAATGCAATAAGCATATTTATGATCGGGCCTTTACTTGTGAAATCTGCAAGTTTTGGCTACATGCTGAGTGTGCTCTGCAACAATTGCCTTTTAAAATTTCACATCCTTCTCATTCTCAACACCCTCTTCGACTGATCTACAAAGATAATCATCCCTGTTGTAATGGATGTTCTGGTCTTAGTCGAAACTGGTTATACCGGTGTCAACCTTGTGATTTCAACCTTGATCTCAGTTGTGCTTCTTCAACTACTATTCCAACTCAGATAGATAAAAAGATTAACCATTTCTGCCATCACCATACATTGACGCAATTCAACTATCGTAAA ATTAAAGATGATCATGGTTCAACTTCTAGCTTGGTGGGTGGCAAAGGTACTTCAATAGGGAAACTAATGGAGCAAGCTGAGAGAAATGCAGAATCCAAG ATTGAATATTTTGATCATGAACATCCCCTATGCTTTAAGAAGGTTGTTGAACAAAATGAAAGTGCTATTTGCAAAGCTTGTTTTCTGGAAATCTCAGATGAAGCCTATGCTTGCAAAAGTTGTGAATACTACATACACAAAACATGCACCAATTTGCCCTGGGAGGTGCTACATCCTCTTCACCCCCAGCATTCTCTCAAGCTCTTGTCTGAATTTACAGAAAAGATTTTCTCATGCGACGGATGTAGAGACATTACTGAAGGGTTTGCTTACGCATGCTCTATGTGCGATTTCATGCTTGATGTGAAATGCGCTATTTTACGGGTGCCTAAAATTGAGACTCAAAGGCTAAAAGAGATGGAGGAGAGACGACCCAAGTCATGCCTTTTTAACAAAGCTCATCAATTATCCTTCTTCAATATCAAAGCAATCTTCGACGAATATTATTGCAGTTTTTGCAAAAGATATGTGAAGGGTCCGGCCTATAGTTGCAGCGATTGTGAGTACTTACTTCATGAAAGTTGTCTTGGGTTTCCACGAGAGATGAAACTCCAGTTTCATCCACTACACCCATTTCAGTCGCTTCTGGACAACAGTGTCAAAATTTGTCATGTCTGCAAAAGAGAGATCTGGTATTATATCTGCTATAGTTGTGTGCAATGTGATCTCCACCTTCATGCTTTTTGTGCTAAATCCTTGAAGCGGGTTCTGAAATCCACCTCTCACATtcataatctttattattttgaACCAAATATTGAGGCCGAGCGCCTTCAATACGAGATGCAAAACTGTGGAAAATGCAGAAAATTGTTACGCTCAAATCCTCTCTGTTTCTGTATGGAATGTGATACCAAGTTGCATGTTGAATGTGCTTTGCCACCTTCACTCAAATCCAAATATCACCTCCATCCTTGCACTCTTAACCCTGGTTTTATGGAAGATGATTCAGGACAAAATTACTGTGACATCTGTGAAGAAGAAAGAGATCCAGAAGATCATGTCTATTACTGCACAGAATGTCAAGGACACTTCGTTGCTCACAtaaattgcatgcttaattcg GAAGAAGAAATTGCAGCTAGTAGAAGGATCCTCAAATATGGGATTGGACTTTCCAAGCACCTCAGGCTGGGCTGA